A region of the SAR324 cluster bacterium genome:
CTAAACAACGGAATTCCCCATGGCAGCGGGGCTTTCTTCTTCGCAAATGGTGAAAAGTATGTCGGTGACTTCAGCTATGGCAGAGAGGATGGAGAAGGAAGCTACACTTGGGCTGATGGACGAAAATACGCTGGTGAGTTTCGTAACGGACAACTTAACGGCAAAGGCTCCTACAGTTGGCCTGATGGAGCCTTGTACACAGGTGAATTCCGAAATGGAATCAAACAAGGTAAGGGTGTTTATACTTTCGCTGATGGGACCAGATACATAGGCGAGATCAAAGAAAATCAGCCGCACGGGCGCGGGAACTTCTCATTCAAAAATGGGAGAGAATACACTGGTGATATCCGCGAAGGAGTGATGCACGGGAATGGCACCCTGTCCTTTGCGGATAAACGCAAATTTACAGGATCTTTCAAGGATGGGAAGATTGATGGAGATGGTGTTTTGATTTGGCCAGATGGGAAAAAATATACAGGTCAGTTCTCGGAGTCTTTACCTGATGGTGCTGGGACCCTGGCTTGGCCAGATGGAAGAATTTACACCGGTGAATTCAATAAGGGTGTGGTTGAGGGTAGGGGTCAATTGACATGGTCAAATGGAAAAAAGATTATTGGTAATTTCAAGAAAGGACTGATCCACGGACAAGGTGAATTGAACCATGCAGATGGAAGGAAATATATCGGGAACTTTCTAACTGGTAAAAAACATGGGAAAGGGACTTTCTCATGGCCAGACGGAAGATTGTACATGGGAGAATTCGTAAATGACTTCTTTCAAGGTGAGGGAACTTATATCTGGCCCAACAAGGACCGCTACCAGGGAAATTTCATCAAAGGGATTCCGCAAGGCAAGGGGTCATACACTCATGCTGACGGGATCAAATTCGAAGGTGTATTTCGGGATGGCCTACCCTGGAAAGGAGAAGAAATTTCCAGCCATGGAAGGCAAATCAGACGTTACGCTTTTGGAAGAACTGTAGAATAGATCATCTCATAAGATGACAAGTGAGTCCCGAGCGGCACCTCGGGACTCTTTAAACTAGGCGGAGAAACTCTGCTCAACCTCTAGCTTGGTCATCAACAGATCCGGTCCAACTGTGATCTGTTGATCTCCCACAAATCCGACGTATTCGATGTCATTTTCCTTCATCACAGTTCTCACCACCGCAAATACTTCTGCATCATAAGCTTTGCCGCGATAAAGACTCTGATTTTCCTTGCGTAACAATCCCCACTCAGAAGCTTGGGTGCGTACCCAGGAGAGATGTTCTTGGCGAAGTTGAAGAGCGCTGATTTCAGGTAGGCCGACGGGGACACGTTGCAGCTTCATGCTGACTCCTTTTTGTCATCCATGAAAGAAAAATAGTGATCTAGGGAAGGTTGTTCTCAGAGGGAACGCAAACACCATGCCCCTACCCAATGCAAAATGCAAGGACCTAAATCAGCTTATGCTACTTTTGGAAAATAACTTTCTTCATCCTCAGAATTTTGAGTTTTTCTACCAACACCAAAGAGTCTTCCAAAGACATTTTTCAGACTCTCTTGTAATGAGTAGAGGATTGGGACAACAATCAGCGTGAGCAGAGTAGACACACTGATTCCATAAATCACAGCTAGTGCCATTGGCTTCCAAAAGACCCCACTAGGCACTCCCAAGAGGATAGGATTGGGCCAGCGGAAGAAGTTAATATCCATACCTAGAGCCATCGGCATCAAACCTAGAATGGTCGTCACAGCAGTCAGCAGCACCGGTCTGAGTCGGACAGCTGCAGCAGTCACGATCGCATCTAAGGCCGCAAACCCTTTTGAGCGAAGCTGTTGGATGAAATCAACCAAAACAATCGCGTTATTCACTACAATTCCTGCCAGAGAAATCCCTCCAATACCTGTCATGATCAGGGAAAACGGGCGATCATGAATGATCAGGCCAACAAGGACCCCTGACAGAGAAAGGAAAACAACCAGCATAATGATAAACGGCAACATTACAGAGTTAAACTGAGTCACCAGGATCAGGAAAATGAGCAAGATTGCTATCAAGAAAGCTTTCCCCAAAAAGGCTTGGGACTCCTCACGATTTTCGTTTTCACCGGTGTATTCGAGAGTAATTCCACTGGGCAGAGGAAAGTCAGCAAGCTTTTTCTGTACTTGGCCCAGCAAAACAGGTCCAGGAATTTCCCGATTATTTCCAGAAACAGTAATCACCCGTTCACGATCAACATGACGAATGGAGCCAAAAGCTGGACCTGTGGTGATTTCAGCAATTTCACTCAAGGGAACTAACTGCCTTGAGGGTGTGAAGATATAGAGAGATTCAAGGTCCCGAGAGTTGCTACGAAAATTCTCATCCAACTGCACGAAAATATCGTATTCGTCACTTCCGTCTCTGAAATTTGAGACCTTACTACCATTAAAAGCTGTTCGCACTGTAGATGCGATCTCTTGAGCCCTTAGCCCAAGACGGGATGCTTTATCACGGTCGATCAAAACCCTAATTTCTGGCCTGCTTCGATCAAAATCATCCGACAGATCAACCAATCCTGGCAAATTTCTAATGATCTGCTGAATATCCTGAGCAACTTTCTGCATTAGGCGCAGATCAGTTCCATGAACTTCAATATTGATGGGTTTTCCGCTAGGAGGTCCATTCTGTTGCTTGGTCAATTCCACTTCCACCCCAGTCACATCAAAGAGCTTATCTCTGACTTTCTCGATTACCTCCGATGGTTTCTCTTGCCAATGCATCCAATCAGGGAAAGGAACCACAACATGGCTAATATGAGTAGTCGTACCGCCTGAATCTCCGGCTCCAAAGCCACGTCGTTGTCCAATATTCGCTACAACCGATTCTACACTTCCTCCATATGGGCGGACGATATCTTCCAATTCATTGACGTATTTGTCTGAAACCTGAAGTGTAGTCCCGACAGGAGCTCTTATGTTGAGAACAAATTCCTGCGGCTCTGAGGGTGGAAAAAATTCCATTCCATTACGAGGTGCAGATACCGTGGCATAGATGAAAATGATGCCAAAGATTCCTCCCAGCGCAGCTAACAAGGCAAGAAAGCGAAATCGAATCAGCCCTTTCATGAAATTCAAATAACCTTGCAGAAATCTTGAGTTCTGCAGGATTGCAAGCTCATCTTCACTACTGCCCAACTTTTTGGCACTAACTTTCATCATCGTTGAGCACAAGACTGGATTGATGAACAGCCCAACAAATAGTGAACAGGAGAGTGTGATGATCAGAGTTTGCGGGAGATAGGTCATGAATTCACCTATGATTCCCGGCATGAAGATGATGGGCCCGAAGGCAGCTAGGGTCGTGAGGGTTGATGAGGTGATGGGACCACCTACTTCCTTGATTCCAATCAGAGCAGCCTCAAATCGATTTTTTCCACCCTGCATGTGTCGGTAGATGTTTTCCACCACAACAATCGCATTGTCCACCAGCATGCCTAGGGCTAAAATCAGGCTGAACAACACGATGAAGTTCAGGGTGTATCCCATGGTCTGCATGATCCACATGCTCATCAGGAAGGAAAGTGGAATGGAGACTGCCACGAAAAGGGCGTTGCGTATCCCCATCACCACCAACAGCACGACAAAAACAAGGATGAAGCCGGAGATAATGTTATTTTCCAAGTCTGAGACAAGCTGGGTTACCCACTTTCCGGAATCAGCCAAGATTGTGAAACGAATCTCACCCCGTTGTTCTGCTTCAAACTCTTTCACCAAATCCTGAACTTGCTGCCGGATCGCCAACAGGTTTTCGCCACTGCGTTTGATAACACTCAAAGAAACAGATTCCTGGCCATCAAGACGAGAGCGATTTGAAAGTTCCTTGAAACCAAAAACAACTCGACCCAGATCCTTGACCCTAATGGGAACCTGATCCCCAGAAACTGCAACCAAGGCCTCATTGATGGCCATCGGCGTTTCAAATTCACCTGGAACCCGTACTAGGTATTTGGTGGGTCCCATCTCGATCGTACCACCGGGAATATTCGTGTTTTCAGCAGAAATGGCCCGAGTTACCTGGTTTAGATCCAGATTGTGGTACTGTAGCTTGTCTGGATTGACATAGACGCGGATCTCCCGTTCTACTCCTCCAACGCGACGAACTTCCAAAATCCCTGGAATCGCCTCAATCTGTTCTTTCAAATCATCAGCAACCTCAGTCAATCTTTGTAATTCCAATGTACTGGACAGATTGATCAACAACATCGGTTGTTCTGACAAGTTGATCTCGCTGATCACTGGATCTTCTGCATCGTCAGGAAGTTCTGGTGTGACGGTATCCAGCTTTTCACGAACCTTGGTTCTTGCCTCACTGATTTCGTAGTCTGGATCAAATTCCAAGGTAATTGCGGCAATGCCTTCCGACGATGTGGACTCCAGCTTTTTGAGACTTTTGAGATTTTGGAATTCGTTCTCAACCTTGTAAGTAATCAAAGACTCAACGTCCTGCGGAGATGCTCCGGGAAAAGGAATTGTGACAATTAGAATGGGGACTGTAATGTCTGGGCTAGCTTCCCTGGGTAGACTGCGGTAGGACTGAAAACCAATCACTGCAGCAATGATAATCAGTACAAAAATCGAGGCGGCGTTACGAATGGCGATGTGACTTGGATACATGAAAAAACCGTTCAGGAATCGCTGCGAGTGATGTTGATGGGTTCATTATTGATCAGCCTCGTTTGGCCTTCGACAATCAAGGATTCTCCATGCTGGAGTCCGGAAATCACCTGAACCAGATTGTCTTCACTGATCCCAGTTTCGATGATTCGACGCTTTGCCTTGCCATCAGAAGCCACAAAGACCACACGTTCCAGTTCTCCCTCTATAATGGCGTTTCTTGGAATGACAACCTGATTTTCAGAGATACCTAAATCAATCGACACTTTTGCCAGCATTCCTGACCGAAGGCGTTGTTTGGGATTCACCATCTGAACTTCTACTGGGAAAGAACGTGTCTGAGCATCCGCTTCCACTCCAATGCGAT
Encoded here:
- a CDS encoding efflux RND transporter permease subunit, with amino-acid sequence MYPSHIAIRNAASIFVLIIIAAVIGFQSYRSLPREASPDITVPILIVTIPFPGASPQDVESLITYKVENEFQNLKSLKKLESTSSEGIAAITLEFDPDYEISEARTKVREKLDTVTPELPDDAEDPVISEINLSEQPMLLINLSSTLELQRLTEVADDLKEQIEAIPGILEVRRVGGVEREIRVYVNPDKLQYHNLDLNQVTRAISAENTNIPGGTIEMGPTKYLVRVPGEFETPMAINEALVAVSGDQVPIRVKDLGRVVFGFKELSNRSRLDGQESVSLSVIKRSGENLLAIRQQVQDLVKEFEAEQRGEIRFTILADSGKWVTQLVSDLENNIISGFILVFVVLLVVMGIRNALFVAVSIPLSFLMSMWIMQTMGYTLNFIVLFSLILALGMLVDNAIVVVENIYRHMQGGKNRFEAALIGIKEVGGPITSSTLTTLAAFGPIIFMPGIIGEFMTYLPQTLIITLSCSLFVGLFINPVLCSTMMKVSAKKLGSSEDELAILQNSRFLQGYLNFMKGLIRFRFLALLAALGGIFGIIFIYATVSAPRNGMEFFPPSEPQEFVLNIRAPVGTTLQVSDKYVNELEDIVRPYGGSVESVVANIGQRRGFGAGDSGGTTTHISHVVVPFPDWMHWQEKPSEVIEKVRDKLFDVTGVEVELTKQQNGPPSGKPINIEVHGTDLRLMQKVAQDIQQIIRNLPGLVDLSDDFDRSRPEIRVLIDRDKASRLGLRAQEIASTVRTAFNGSKVSNFRDGSDEYDIFVQLDENFRSNSRDLESLYIFTPSRQLVPLSEIAEITTGPAFGSIRHVDRERVITVSGNNREIPGPVLLGQVQKKLADFPLPSGITLEYTGENENREESQAFLGKAFLIAILLIFLILVTQFNSVMLPFIIMLVVFLSLSGVLVGLIIHDRPFSLIMTGIGGISLAGIVVNNAIVLVDFIQQLRSKGFAALDAIVTAAAVRLRPVLLTAVTTILGLMPMALGMDINFFRWPNPILLGVPSGVFWKPMALAVIYGISVSTLLTLIVVPILYSLQESLKNVFGRLFGVGRKTQNSEDEESYFPKVA